CGCCGACCATTTACCATAAAAATCTGGAGCGGGTATCCTACGTGATGGGAGACGTTGCCGGAAAAAGCCCGGTCAACGCGATCCTCAATCTCTCCTCCCACTTCAAGGAGCACCCGCTGCCCACGGGCAATTCCGTCGTCTGGAGCGGAGAGGGGGAGTGGCAGATCACCATCGACGTCTTCCGGGACCTGGGGATCGCCTTCGGGGCCGCCCTGGTGGGGATCTACATCCTGCTGGTGCCCTGGAGGGGCAAAAGGTCGGCGCCGTCCATATCCCTTCGGAACGCAATCCCCTGGATATCCTGGTTCGGCTGCCGNNNNNNNNNNTGGAGACCGCCTCCTTTGCCATGCCCCTGATCATCATGGGGGCCATACCCCTGACCATGATCGGCATCATGCCCGGCTTCTGGATTCTCAACATCTTCATGAACGATCCCGTGGGCGGCTACGACACGCCGGTCTTCTTCACCGCCACGGCCATGATCGGCATGATCGCCTTGGCCGGGATCGTGGTGAGGAACTCCATCATCCTTATCGATTTCATCCACAGTTCCCTGAAAAAAGGGATGCCCCTG
The Desulfuromonas sp. TF genome window above contains:
- a CDS encoding efflux RND transporter permease subunit, translated to ETASFAMPLIIMGAIPLTMIGIMPGFWILNIFMNDPVGGYDTPVFFTATAMIGMIALAGIVVRNSIILIDFIHSSLKKGMPLKEAILESGAVRFRPILLTAGSALLGNWVITLDPIFSGLAWSIIFGVFASTAFTLVVIPVVYWLIYGNKAEQHARRFQP